A genomic window from Balaenoptera acutorostrata chromosome 20, mBalAcu1.1, whole genome shotgun sequence includes:
- the VPS25 gene encoding vacuolar protein-sorting-associated protein 25 has product MAMSFEWPWQYRFPPFFTLQPNVDTRQKQLAAWCSLVLSFCRLHKQSSMTVMEAQESPLFNNVKLQRKLPVESIQVVLEELRKKGNLEWLDKNKSSFLIMWRRPEEWGKLIYQWVSRSGQNNSVFTLYELTNGEDTEDEEFHGLDEATLLRALQALQQEHKAEIITVSDGRGVKFF; this is encoded by the exons ATGGCGATGAGTTTCGAGTGGCCGTGGCAGTATCGCTTCCCGCCCTTCTTTAC GTTGCAGCCGAACGTGGACACTCGGCAGAAGCAGCTGGCCGCCTGGTGCTCGCTAGTCCTGTCCTTCTGTCGCCTGCACAAACAGTCCAGCATGACGGTGATGGAAGCTCAGGAGAGCCCGCTCTTCAACAACGTGAAGCTACAGC GGAAGCTGCCCGTGGAATCAATCCAGGTTGTATTAGAGGAACTGAGGAAGAAAG GGAACCTCGAGTGGTTGGATAAGAACAAGTCTAGCTTCCTGATCATGTGGCGGAGGCCAGAAGAATGGGGGAAGCTCATCTATCAGTGG GTTTCCAGGAGTGGCCAGAACAACTCCGTGTTCACCTTATACGAACTGACCAATGGGGAAGACACAGAGGATGAGG AGTTCCACGGGCTGGATGAGGCAACCCTACTGCGGGCTCTGCAGGCCCTACAGCAGGAGCACAAGGCCGAGATCATCACTGTCAGCGATGGCCGAGGCGTCAAGTTCTTCTAG